A stretch of the Bordetella genomosp. 8 genome encodes the following:
- a CDS encoding ABC transporter permease: protein MLRFTARRLLLIVPILLGLTVLVFAIGRLLPGDPIALAAGPNATHADIERLSREFGFDQPVYVQYWHYLTGLLRGDWGQSIFTRRPVLADLMLFLPATLELVLAALTLAVLIGVPAGVVAAVYRDEWPDFLTRFACLGAISMPRFFLGLLLQLGFAVALGWLPLTGRFPLTMDPPPTVTGLLTLDAFIDGNGAAFWTAVSHLVLPALATALSPLASIARMMRASTIEVLQQDYVLTERALGLKPRLILCKYVAKNAFSATLTVIGLYVGWLLGGTVLVETVFDWPGIGLYATKSILTQDFTPVIGVTLMIGMLFILANLLVDLLYGAFNPKVRYE from the coding sequence ATGTTGAGATTCACGGCCCGGCGCCTTTTGCTCATCGTCCCGATACTGCTGGGACTGACCGTCCTCGTGTTCGCGATCGGGCGCCTGCTACCCGGTGATCCGATCGCGTTGGCGGCCGGGCCCAATGCCACGCACGCGGATATCGAGCGGCTGTCGCGCGAGTTCGGGTTCGATCAGCCGGTCTACGTCCAGTACTGGCACTACCTGACCGGATTGCTGCGTGGCGACTGGGGGCAATCGATCTTCACCCGCCGCCCCGTGCTGGCCGACCTGATGTTGTTCCTGCCCGCCACGCTGGAGCTGGTGCTGGCCGCGCTGACGCTGGCGGTATTGATAGGCGTGCCGGCCGGCGTGGTCGCCGCCGTCTATCGCGACGAGTGGCCGGACTTCCTGACGCGCTTCGCCTGCCTGGGTGCGATCTCGATGCCGCGTTTCTTCCTGGGCTTGCTGCTGCAGCTGGGCTTCGCGGTCGCGCTCGGCTGGCTACCCTTGACGGGGCGGTTTCCCTTGACCATGGATCCGCCGCCCACCGTTACCGGCTTGCTGACGCTGGATGCCTTCATTGACGGGAACGGCGCGGCGTTCTGGACGGCGGTAAGCCACCTCGTGCTGCCCGCGCTGGCGACCGCGCTGTCACCCCTGGCCTCGATCGCCCGCATGATGCGCGCCAGCACGATCGAAGTGCTGCAGCAGGACTACGTCCTGACCGAAAGGGCGCTCGGCCTGAAACCGCGGCTGATCCTGTGCAAGTACGTGGCCAAGAACGCCTTTTCCGCGACCCTGACCGTGATCGGGCTGTACGTGGGCTGGCTGCTGGGCGGCACCGTCCTGGTGGAGACCGTATTCGATTGGCCGGGCATCGGCCTGTACGCCACCAAATCCATCCTGACGCAGGATTTCACCCCGGTCATCGGCGTCACGTTGATGATAGGCATGCTTTTCATCCTTGCGAACCTGCTCGTCGATCTGCTGTACGGCGCGTTCAATCCTAAGGTGCGGTACGAATGA
- a CDS encoding ABC transporter substrate-binding protein, with translation MGRISRRAIVTGVAAAAGVAAVARVMPGRGATGQEQARRVLVIATANDINNLDPHTNADEPTTFLLRNVYDALVRVEADPPRIVPQLARAWEVSADGLEYVFRLNPAARFSDGSPVSAHAVAYSIERLLRIRKGNAWMIAGIIEPGGVQPVDATTVRMRLARPFGPLLQVLPWIWIVNPAQVEPNKGNDDGQTWLRAHLAGSGPFQLRRAESGNLYELRRTATDWRDESGNATGVILKVVRESASQRLMVQRGDAHIAVNLSNDDIAALQGRSRVNLVVKPELRTFMFRMNTKHGPLADVALRKAVSWAVDYQAMLDVAVYARPAYGPLPQAMFGFDKSLPPRAMNLERAHEYMARIDTRGQPLALRAAYISGYEQQRRWCLVLLDSLKKLGITLDVRAMTWPDLVASARRPETCPDFFSMFTSVNYADPADVSFNHYHSSRVGNWSNPTYANPAVDALIERGRSELDPARRNEIYIEFQRRVLDDSPDLFISTDVRKLAFRRSVQGFTYTPIRPGAFDLAPLSLEPADSAQARDA, from the coding sequence ATGGGCAGGATCAGCAGGCGCGCCATCGTCACGGGTGTGGCGGCCGCGGCCGGCGTCGCCGCGGTGGCGCGTGTGATGCCGGGTCGCGGCGCGACCGGACAGGAACAGGCCCGCCGTGTCCTGGTCATCGCCACGGCCAACGACATCAATAACCTGGATCCTCATACCAACGCCGACGAGCCGACCACCTTCCTGCTGCGCAACGTCTACGATGCCCTGGTTCGCGTCGAAGCCGACCCGCCGCGCATCGTGCCGCAACTGGCGCGCGCCTGGGAGGTGTCCGCCGATGGGCTGGAATATGTGTTCAGGCTCAATCCGGCAGCGCGCTTCAGCGATGGGTCGCCCGTGTCTGCGCACGCCGTGGCATATTCGATCGAGCGACTGCTGCGGATCAGGAAGGGCAACGCGTGGATGATCGCCGGCATCATCGAACCGGGCGGTGTGCAGCCCGTGGATGCGACCACCGTCCGTATGCGCCTGGCGCGGCCCTTTGGTCCGCTGTTGCAGGTGTTGCCGTGGATATGGATCGTCAACCCCGCGCAGGTCGAACCCAACAAGGGCAATGACGATGGGCAGACCTGGCTGCGCGCTCATCTCGCGGGCTCCGGCCCATTCCAGCTGCGCCGCGCCGAATCGGGCAATCTTTACGAATTGCGGCGTACCGCCACGGACTGGCGCGATGAATCAGGCAACGCCACCGGCGTCATCCTGAAGGTCGTCCGGGAAAGCGCCAGCCAGCGCCTGATGGTGCAGAGAGGCGACGCGCATATCGCCGTCAACCTGTCCAACGACGACATTGCCGCGCTGCAGGGACGTTCCCGCGTCAACCTGGTCGTCAAGCCCGAACTGCGGACCTTCATGTTTCGGATGAACACGAAGCACGGCCCGCTGGCCGACGTCGCGCTGCGCAAGGCGGTGAGCTGGGCCGTGGACTACCAGGCCATGCTGGACGTCGCGGTGTATGCACGTCCGGCGTACGGCCCCCTGCCGCAGGCCATGTTCGGCTTCGACAAGTCGCTGCCGCCGCGCGCGATGAACCTGGAGCGGGCGCACGAATACATGGCCAGGATCGACACGCGCGGCCAGCCGCTTGCCTTGCGGGCGGCGTACATCAGCGGTTATGAGCAGCAGCGGCGCTGGTGCCTGGTGCTGCTGGACAGCCTGAAGAAGCTGGGGATCACGCTGGATGTGCGGGCCATGACGTGGCCGGATCTGGTGGCCTCGGCGCGGCGCCCTGAAACATGCCCGGACTTCTTTTCGATGTTCACATCGGTGAACTACGCGGATCCGGCCGACGTCAGCTTCAACCACTATCACTCCTCGCGTGTCGGCAACTGGTCGAACCCGACCTACGCGAACCCGGCGGTCGACGCCTTGATCGAACGCGGAAGAAGCGAGCTCGATCCCGCCCGGCGGAACGAGATCTACATCGAATTCCAGCGGCGGGTGCTGGACGACTCGCCCGATCTGTTTATTTCGACCGACGTGCGCAAGCTGGCATTCCGGCGCAGCGTGCAAGGCTTTACCTATACGCCCATACGCCCGGGCGCGTTCGACCTGGCGCCGCTCTCGCTCGAGCCGGCGGACAGCGCGCAGGCTCGCGACGCCTGA